From a region of the Methanobacterium formicicum DSM 3637 genome:
- a CDS encoding DUF2769 domain-containing protein translates to MAKLEFNLENVQKCICKTCPVQANSACVKSKQMKVQEMMPKLIAGEMAPKPEMIPGLYCAHGKTMCADVDFEEMCQCNECPLWEEYDLSNGEPMGYYCRDGEAI, encoded by the coding sequence ATGGCTAAACTGGAATTTAATCTTGAAAACGTGCAAAAGTGTATCTGTAAAACCTGTCCTGTGCAAGCAAATAGTGCATGTGTCAAATCAAAACAAATGAAAGTTCAGGAAATGATGCCTAAATTAATAGCCGGTGAAATGGCACCTAAACCTGAAATGATCCCTGGTTTGTACTGTGCCCACGGAAAAACCATGTGTGCGGATGTGGACTTCGAAGAAATGTGCCAATGTAATGAATGCCCATTATGGGAAGAATATGATTTATCCAACGGTGAACCAATGGGTTACTACTGTAGGGATGGGGAAGCTATATAA
- the pyrH gene encoding UMP kinase, producing MRVVITVGGSIIIRDHDYKKFQDYASVLKSMAAEHQIMVVVGGGRTARDYIGIARDLGASEALCDDIGIEVTRLNARLLITALGDSAYPRVPHNFAEALEFSTNGKIVVMGGTEPAHSTDAVGSILAEFVGADLLLNATSVDGLYDKDPNKHPDAKMFPEITPNEMMGMLADKEMKAGTYEFLDKTAIQIIGRSRIKTVIFNGENPENLKKAINSNIGTLIKHDTE from the coding sequence ATGCGCGTAGTGATCACGGTAGGTGGATCCATAATAATCAGGGACCACGATTATAAAAAATTTCAGGATTATGCAAGTGTATTGAAGAGTATGGCAGCAGAACACCAGATCATGGTGGTGGTAGGTGGTGGTAGGACTGCCCGGGACTACATTGGAATAGCCAGGGATTTAGGGGCATCAGAAGCCCTCTGTGATGATATTGGAATTGAAGTCACCAGACTCAATGCACGACTCCTCATAACAGCTCTAGGAGATAGTGCTTATCCACGGGTACCTCACAACTTTGCCGAAGCCCTAGAATTTTCTACCAATGGCAAAATTGTGGTTATGGGTGGTACAGAACCAGCACACAGTACCGATGCTGTGGGCAGCATTCTAGCCGAGTTTGTTGGTGCAGATTTACTCTTAAACGCCACCTCTGTAGATGGATTATATGATAAAGATCCCAACAAGCACCCTGATGCAAAAATGTTCCCGGAAATCACCCCCAATGAGATGATGGGAATGCTGGCTGATAAGGAAATGAAAGCAGGGACCTATGAATTCCTGGATAAAACCGCCATACAGATCATAGGCCGTTCCAGGATAAAAACAGTTATCTTCAATGGGGAAAACCCAGAAAACCTTAAAAAAGCCATAAATAGTAACATAGGTACGTTAATTAAGCATGATACTGAATAA
- a CDS encoding DUF2116 family Zn-ribbon domain-containing protein, which produces MIEQHKHCPVCGTPMPLNEKYCSPNCEQLALANQKKVQKSRKMLYVLFAVFILVWLFFMFRGQLGL; this is translated from the coding sequence ATGATTGAACAACACAAACACTGTCCTGTTTGCGGGACACCCATGCCCTTGAATGAAAAGTATTGCTCACCCAACTGTGAGCAGCTAGCTCTGGCCAACCAGAAAAAAGTCCAAAAAAGCCGTAAAATGCTTTACGTTTTATTTGCAGTTTTCATCCTGGTCTGGTTGTTTTTCATGTTTAGGGGCCAGTTAGGATTATGA
- a CDS encoding DUF308 domain-containing protein — protein sequence MKNTIVGVIAIIVAVIMITAPVVGLATLGLISGLLILGMGIWLTILGFGERTSNDLWLFPFLVGIIGVIMGITFLFNTSWIMSLGLWAYIITGILLLITGIIALLVGERKTYKVYAGIFGLLFGFLFLIVGFYNVDPNILGFITGIGLLIYGILNIRE from the coding sequence ATGAAAAACACAATAGTTGGAGTTATTGCAATAATTGTAGCAGTTATAATGATAACTGCACCAGTAGTGGGACTTGCCACTCTTGGCCTCATATCTGGACTTTTAATACTGGGAATGGGTATCTGGCTTACAATTTTAGGCTTCGGTGAAAGAACATCCAATGATCTGTGGTTATTCCCCTTCCTGGTAGGAATAATTGGAGTAATTATGGGAATTACATTCCTTTTCAACACTTCATGGATAATGAGCCTCGGTCTCTGGGCCTATATCATTACAGGAATCCTGTTATTAATTACAGGAATCATTGCCCTGCTTGTTGGTGAACGGAAAACTTACAAAGTATATGCCGGGATATTTGGACTGTTATTCGGATTCCTTTTCCTTATCGTAGGTTTCTACAACGTAGACCCCAATATTTTAGGATTCATAACCGGAATTGGACTGTTAATATACGGAATTTTGAACATCCGAGAATAA
- a CDS encoding YbjQ family protein, with translation MLVLTTPTIEGKKINEYYGLVTGESLLGANVYKDMFSGVRDVVGGRTSAYEEELKKAREVALESMKEKAADKGANAVIGTRLAYHNLGGTMGNTIMVTVFGTAVSYQE, from the coding sequence ATGCTAGTTTTAACCACCCCAACCATAGAGGGGAAGAAAATTAATGAATATTATGGTTTAGTAACCGGCGAATCCCTTTTAGGGGCAAATGTTTACAAGGACATGTTTTCAGGTGTGAGGGATGTGGTAGGAGGTAGAACTTCTGCCTATGAAGAAGAACTCAAAAAAGCCAGAGAAGTAGCTTTAGAAAGTATGAAAGAGAAGGCTGCAGACAAGGGGGCTAATGCAGTTATTGGAACACGTTTAGCATATCATAACCTGGGAGGAACCATGGGAAATACCATCATGGTTACGGTTTTTGGAACAGCGGTTTCTTATCAGGAGTAA